From the Gallaecimonas mangrovi genome, one window contains:
- the ydiJ gene encoding D-2-hydroxyglutarate dehydrogenase YdiJ encodes MIPRIDTSPQLSASYQHYLADLSKAGFKGEIETRYSERLAVATDNSVYQLLPQAVVLPRDHDDVLLLARIAKAHPEVVFSARGGGTGTNGQSLNTGLMVDLSRHMRGIIDFNAEEGWVKVQAGVIKDQLNAFLRPHGFFFAPDLSTSNRATIGGMISTDASGQGSLVYGKTSDHVLAIKAVTVDGDELKTGKMAVSELATLDGKLGELSRTIAERLKQKRADIVNTFPRLNRFLTGYDLEHVFDESLEHFDLGRLICGAEGSLVFVTEAKLHVNRIEPYKTLINVKYDSFEKALRSAPLMIEAKATSVETMDSKVLNLAREDIIWHQVKDLISDVPGADMQGINIVEFNDTDAKAQQAKVAEICAKLDAAVGSDSGIIGYQVTQDLAEINRIYAMRKKSVGLLGAVKGRAKPQPFSEDTAVPPENLADFIMEFRALLDSKGLYYGMFGHVDAGVLHVRPALDLIDPEQEKLMREVSDDVVALVAKYGGLMWGEHGKGFRSEYGPTFFGALWDELRWVKSQFDPHNRMNPGKVCIPLEDGHQLVSVDGPKRGAQDRQIPVSVRDSFSGAMTCNGNGLCFNFDATTPMCPSYRISGDRRHSPKGRAGLMREWLRLLAERGVDPDQQLLQNKKLPFFNRLRNTFSGEYDFSKEVKEAMDGCLACKACSSQCPIKVDVPNFRARFLDLYHQRYLRPLKDHMVANVEQSTPLMARFPKTVNALLQQGWVKGALKKTLGMVDTPLLSVPTLHDQLSGHGALDWDLQALARHPEKDKLVLVVQDPFTSYYDAPVVADLVHFIEKLGFIPKLVPFKPNGKAEHVKGFMARFAKTAASGAAFFNALSQLEVPLVGVDPSLVLCYRDEYQKVLGDKRGDFKVLLAQEWLAELPDSVFAVIKGQGSATLFGHCTEKTALPASEKTWQQIFAKAGHQLAVANVGCCGMAGTYGHEAEHLDDSKGIYGLSWRQAVANADTVLATGYSCRCQVGRMEGNKPLHPIQWLMEQCQ; translated from the coding sequence ATGATCCCTAGAATCGACACCTCGCCGCAACTGTCCGCAAGCTATCAGCATTATTTGGCAGATCTTTCCAAGGCCGGTTTTAAAGGTGAAATTGAAACCCGCTACAGTGAGCGGTTAGCCGTGGCCACCGATAACTCGGTTTATCAGTTATTGCCACAAGCGGTGGTTTTGCCGCGCGACCATGATGACGTGCTGTTGTTAGCCCGCATTGCCAAAGCGCACCCAGAGGTGGTGTTCTCTGCCCGTGGCGGCGGTACTGGTACCAATGGGCAAAGCCTTAATACCGGTTTGATGGTGGATTTGTCGCGGCACATGCGCGGCATTATTGATTTCAATGCCGAAGAAGGCTGGGTGAAGGTACAGGCCGGGGTGATTAAAGACCAGCTCAACGCCTTTTTACGCCCCCATGGCTTTTTCTTCGCCCCCGACCTTTCTACCTCAAACCGCGCCACTATCGGCGGCATGATCAGCACCGACGCCTCCGGCCAGGGCTCCTTGGTTTACGGTAAAACCTCAGACCATGTGCTGGCCATCAAAGCGGTGACCGTTGACGGCGACGAGCTTAAAACCGGCAAGATGGCGGTGTCAGAGCTGGCAACTCTTGACGGCAAGCTTGGCGAGCTTAGCCGCACCATTGCCGAGCGCTTAAAACAAAAACGGGCCGATATCGTTAACACCTTTCCTCGCCTCAACCGCTTTTTAACCGGCTACGACCTGGAACACGTTTTTGACGAAAGCCTTGAGCATTTCGACCTAGGGCGGCTTATTTGTGGCGCTGAAGGCTCTTTGGTATTTGTAACCGAAGCCAAGCTGCACGTTAACCGCATCGAACCCTATAAAACCCTTATTAACGTCAAATACGACAGCTTTGAAAAAGCGCTGCGCAGTGCGCCTTTAATGATTGAGGCCAAAGCCACGTCGGTGGAGACCATGGACTCCAAGGTGCTCAACCTTGCCCGTGAAGACATCATTTGGCACCAAGTCAAAGACCTGATTAGCGATGTCCCCGGCGCCGATATGCAGGGCATTAATATCGTTGAGTTTAACGATACCGATGCCAAAGCCCAGCAAGCGAAGGTGGCGGAGATTTGTGCAAAACTTGACGCCGCCGTTGGCAGCGACAGCGGCATCATTGGCTACCAAGTTACCCAGGACTTGGCGGAAATAAACCGCATTTATGCCATGCGTAAGAAGTCGGTAGGTTTATTGGGGGCGGTTAAAGGCCGCGCCAAACCGCAGCCCTTTTCTGAAGACACCGCGGTGCCGCCAGAAAACCTCGCTGATTTCATTATGGAATTTCGGGCGCTGTTGGACAGTAAAGGCCTTTACTACGGCATGTTTGGCCATGTTGATGCCGGGGTTTTACATGTGCGCCCCGCGCTTGATTTAATCGACCCTGAGCAAGAAAAGCTCATGCGCGAGGTGTCAGACGACGTGGTTGCCCTAGTGGCCAAATACGGCGGCCTGATGTGGGGTGAGCACGGTAAGGGCTTTCGGTCTGAATACGGCCCCACCTTCTTTGGTGCACTGTGGGACGAGCTTCGCTGGGTGAAAAGTCAATTTGACCCCCATAACCGCATGAACCCGGGCAAGGTGTGTATTCCCCTCGAAGATGGCCACCAGCTAGTGTCGGTAGACGGCCCCAAGCGCGGCGCTCAAGACCGGCAAATTCCGGTGTCGGTACGTGACAGTTTCAGCGGCGCCATGACCTGTAACGGCAATGGCCTTTGCTTTAATTTCGATGCCACTACACCGATGTGCCCAAGCTACCGCATTAGTGGTGACCGGCGTCACTCACCTAAGGGCCGGGCCGGCTTAATGCGCGAATGGCTGCGGCTGTTGGCAGAACGGGGTGTTGACCCGGACCAGCAACTGCTACAAAACAAAAAGCTGCCTTTTTTCAACCGCCTGCGTAATACCTTTAGCGGTGAGTACGACTTTTCAAAAGAAGTAAAAGAGGCAATGGACGGCTGCCTTGCCTGTAAGGCCTGTTCCAGCCAGTGCCCCATTAAAGTGGATGTCCCCAATTTTCGCGCCCGCTTTTTAGACCTTTACCATCAGCGCTACCTGCGGCCTTTAAAAGACCACATGGTGGCCAATGTGGAGCAAAGCACGCCGCTGATGGCACGGTTCCCGAAAACCGTTAACGCGCTATTGCAACAAGGCTGGGTGAAGGGCGCCCTTAAAAAGACCCTTGGCATGGTTGATACGCCGCTGCTGTCGGTACCCACCTTGCATGACCAATTAAGCGGCCATGGTGCCCTCGATTGGGATTTACAAGCCCTGGCTCGCCACCCAGAGAAAGACAAACTGGTGCTGGTTGTTCAAGACCCCTTTACCAGCTACTACGACGCCCCTGTGGTGGCTGATTTGGTGCATTTTATTGAGAAGCTGGGCTTTATTCCCAAACTGGTGCCTTTTAAACCCAACGGTAAGGCCGAACACGTTAAAGGCTTTATGGCCCGCTTTGCCAAAACCGCCGCAAGTGGTGCGGCCTTTTTCAATGCGCTGAGCCAACTTGAGGTGCCCTTGGTGGGGGTAGATCCGTCCTTGGTGCTTTGCTATCGCGACGAGTACCAAAAAGTGCTGGGGGATAAGCGCGGCGACTTTAAGGTACTGTTAGCGCAAGAATGGCTTGCAGAGCTGCCTGATAGCGTTTTTGCCGTCATTAAAGGGCAGGGCAGTGCCACCTTGTTTGGCCATTGCACCGAAAAAACCGCCTTGCCGGCCAGCGAAAAAACCTGGCAGCAGATCTTTGCTAAAGCCGGCCATCAGCTGGCGGTGGCCAACGTTGGTTGCTGTGGTATGGCGGGCACTTACGGCCATGAAGCCGAGCACCTGGACGATTCCAAGGGCATTTATGGCCTGTCATGGCGCCAGGCAGTAGCCAACGCCGACACGGTGCTGGCCACCGGGTATTCGTGTCGCTGCCAGGTAGGGCGCATGGAAGGTAACAAACCCCTTCATCCCATACAGTGGTTAATGGAGCAGTGCCAATGA
- the ilvG gene encoding acetolactate synthase 2 catalytic subunit, with the protein MTGAQALVECLQEHGVHTLFGYPGGAIMPIYDALYEAELNHVLCRHEQGAAMAAIGYARATNRVGVVMATSGPGATNLITGLADAMMDSIPLVAITGQVARAAIGTDAFQEIDVLGLSLACTKHSYLVDDPEDLPRIIEEAFTLAQSGKPGPVLVDIPKDVQQAAFSRQPKTTATPAPTQVDFAALNRAETLLRNAKKPIAYIGGGVGMSDAVEDMRGYLAATGMPCVETLKGLGSGGLDYPFNLGMLGMHGSRGANMAVQECDLLLVVGARFDDRVTGKLDEFAPHAQVIHVDIDAAEMSKRRHADVALAMDAKEALKHLAQVEVNSDWQQHCADYKVNHSFTAPRAPDHIHAPWLLSELSRKAGRDARVCCDVGQHQMWVAQHMQFDHPTRHISSGGLGTMGFGLPCAIGAKLACPETQTILVTGDGSIMMNIQELATIKRMNLSVKILLLDNQRLGMVRQWQSLFFEGRHSEVDLSDNPDFLTIASAFGIQGERLSHPDQVESALDRFLAAKGSYFLHVAIPSELGVWPLVPPGAGNHQMMEA; encoded by the coding sequence ATCACCGGCGCCCAAGCCCTGGTTGAATGCTTGCAAGAGCACGGCGTCCACACCCTGTTTGGGTATCCGGGCGGTGCCATCATGCCCATCTACGACGCGTTGTACGAAGCCGAGCTTAACCATGTGTTGTGCCGTCATGAACAAGGTGCCGCCATGGCGGCTATCGGTTATGCCCGTGCCACCAACCGCGTTGGGGTGGTAATGGCCACGTCTGGCCCAGGTGCTACCAACTTAATCACCGGCCTGGCCGACGCCATGATGGATTCCATTCCCTTGGTGGCTATCACCGGCCAGGTAGCCCGAGCGGCCATCGGCACCGACGCCTTCCAAGAAATCGACGTTTTAGGTTTGTCCTTAGCCTGCACCAAGCACAGTTATCTGGTTGACGATCCCGAAGACTTGCCTCGTATCATCGAAGAGGCTTTCACTTTGGCCCAAAGTGGTAAACCCGGTCCGGTGCTGGTTGATATTCCCAAAGACGTACAACAAGCCGCCTTTAGCCGCCAACCGAAAACCACTGCCACACCCGCGCCTACCCAGGTTGATTTTGCGGCCTTAAACCGCGCTGAAACCTTGCTGCGAAATGCCAAAAAGCCTATCGCTTACATCGGCGGTGGCGTCGGGATGAGCGATGCAGTGGAAGACATGCGAGGCTACCTGGCGGCAACTGGCATGCCTTGTGTGGAAACCTTAAAAGGCCTGGGCAGCGGCGGTTTGGACTATCCATTCAACCTGGGCATGTTAGGCATGCACGGCAGCCGTGGCGCCAATATGGCGGTACAAGAATGCGATTTGTTGTTGGTGGTTGGTGCCCGCTTTGATGACAGGGTTACCGGTAAACTGGACGAGTTTGCCCCCCATGCCCAAGTCATCCATGTGGATATCGACGCCGCCGAAATGAGCAAGCGCCGCCACGCCGATGTGGCCCTGGCCATGGACGCCAAAGAAGCGCTGAAACACCTGGCCCAAGTTGAGGTTAATAGCGATTGGCAACAGCACTGCGCCGACTATAAGGTCAACCACTCGTTTACTGCTCCCCGTGCCCCAGACCATATCCACGCCCCATGGCTGCTGAGCGAGCTGTCACGTAAAGCCGGCCGCGATGCCCGGGTTTGCTGCGATGTGGGCCAGCACCAAATGTGGGTGGCGCAGCACATGCAGTTTGACCATCCCACCCGCCACATTTCATCCGGCGGCCTGGGCACCATGGGTTTTGGCTTGCCTTGTGCCATTGGCGCCAAACTGGCTTGCCCGGAAACCCAAACCATTCTGGTGACCGGTGATGGCTCCATCATGATGAACATCCAAGAGCTGGCCACCATCAAACGCATGAACCTGTCAGTCAAAATTTTGCTGCTGGATAACCAGCGCTTAGGCATGGTGCGCCAATGGCAAAGCCTGTTCTTTGAAGGCCGCCACAGCGAAGTGGATTTGTCGGATAACCCTGATTTTCTGACCATTGCCAGCGCCTTTGGTATCCAGGGCGAACGGTTAAGTCACCCCGACCAGGTCGAGAGTGCCTTAGACCGCTTTTTGGCCGCTAAAGGTAGTTATTTCCTGCATGTCGCCATTCCCAGCGAGCTGGGCGTATGGCCGCTGGTACCGCCAGGTGCCGGTAATCACCAAATGATGGAGGCCTAA
- a CDS encoding acetolactate synthase 2 small subunit: protein MAQSTLYITLRPAPAALERLLRTVRHRGFEMTQMQWQPEGVRLSVKHEQPLSHLTRQLEKLADVVSLTEEEAV, encoded by the coding sequence GTGGCCCAGAGCACTTTGTATATCACGTTGCGTCCGGCCCCTGCCGCCTTGGAACGCTTGCTGCGCACCGTGCGTCATCGTGGTTTTGAGATGACACAAATGCAGTGGCAACCGGAAGGCGTTCGCCTGAGCGTTAAACACGAACAACCCTTGTCACATTTGACTCGCCAGCTGGAAAAGCTTGCTGACGTGGTTTCCCTAACAGAGGAAGAAGCAGTATGA
- a CDS encoding branched-chain amino acid transaminase, giving the protein MNRADFIWMDGHMAPWSEAQVHPMSHSMHYGTAFFEGVRAYDTPTGPVVFRHRDHMQRLKDSAKIYRFTIPYSIDELMAATRQVLNANNLKSAYIRPLAYMGEVGMGVVPSHMDMSVLIAAFAWGQYLGAAALEEGVDACVSSWNRAAPNTFPTGAKAAGNYLSSLLIATEARRNGYHEGIGLDSRGQVSEGAGENIFLVKNGVLYTPPATASILPGITRDSIVKLAKAEGLDVVEGAIAREGLYVADEIFFTGTAAEITPVRSIDRSPVGDGKRGPITELMQKRFFGLFNGETKDQWGWLDPVEEKHAAA; this is encoded by the coding sequence ATGAACCGCGCGGACTTTATATGGATGGATGGACACATGGCACCTTGGAGTGAAGCCCAGGTCCATCCCATGAGCCATAGCATGCACTATGGCACAGCGTTTTTTGAGGGCGTTCGCGCGTACGACACCCCCACCGGGCCGGTGGTTTTCCGCCACCGTGACCACATGCAGCGTTTAAAAGACTCTGCCAAGATTTACCGTTTCACTATTCCTTACAGCATTGACGAACTGATGGCCGCTACCCGTCAGGTGTTAAATGCCAACAACTTAAAAAGCGCTTACATCCGCCCCTTGGCGTACATGGGGGAAGTAGGCATGGGCGTGGTGCCCAGCCATATGGATATGTCGGTGCTGATAGCCGCCTTTGCCTGGGGTCAATACCTAGGCGCTGCCGCGCTAGAAGAGGGCGTTGATGCCTGTGTTTCCTCCTGGAACCGGGCAGCGCCCAATACCTTCCCAACCGGCGCCAAGGCGGCGGGTAACTACTTGTCTTCATTGCTAATTGCCACCGAAGCGCGCCGTAACGGCTACCACGAAGGTATCGGTCTTGACTCGCGGGGCCAGGTGTCTGAAGGGGCAGGCGAGAATATCTTTTTGGTGAAAAACGGCGTGCTTTATACGCCGCCGGCTACCGCCTCAATTCTGCCAGGGATCACCCGCGACAGTATCGTGAAATTGGCTAAAGCTGAGGGCTTGGACGTGGTGGAAGGCGCCATCGCCCGCGAAGGGCTTTATGTCGCCGATGAAATCTTTTTTACCGGCACTGCTGCCGAAATCACCCCGGTGCGTTCCATTGACCGCAGCCCGGTGGGCGATGGCAAACGTGGCCCTATTACTGAACTGATGCAAAAACGTTTCTTTGGCCTTTTCAACGGCGAAACCAAAGATCAATGGGGTTGGTTAGACCCTGTGGAGGAAAAACATGCCGCAGCGTAG
- the ilvD gene encoding dihydroxy-acid dehydratase, whose amino-acid sequence MPQRRSDTTLKGRRNAGARALWRATGLGDGDLKKPIIAIANSYTQFVPGHVHLKDLGELVAGAVREAGGTPREFNTIAVDDGIAMGHDGMLYSLPSRELIADAVETMANAHCADALVCISNCDKITPGMLNAALRLNIPTVFVSGGPMEAGKTKLSDQIIKLDLVDAMVKAADPNVSDADVEQVEKSACPTCGACSGMFTANSMNCLTEALGLALPGNGSMLATHQKRQGLFLEAGKRIMELVEAWYDKGDERALPRNIANRQSFMNAMSMDIAMGGSTNTILHLLAAAQEGEVDFGLTDIDALSRKVPQLCKVAPATAKYHMEDVHRAGGVMGILGELAKGNLLDTSTPNVRGETLGQTLAAFETAKQSEFYLAGPGGIPSSTAFSQNSYWPSLDLDRDQGCIRSVQGAYRQDGGLAVLTGNLAPAGAVVKTAGVSDEQLHFEGPARVFDSQDSAVDAILAGQIKAGDVVVIRFEGPRGGPGMQEMLYPTSYLKSMGLDKACALITDGRFSGGTSGLSIGHMAPEAAAKGPLALVEEGDTIVIDIPSRELSVQLTDAELAERAKTATYRPGPRQRQISSWLRTYSLLATSADKGGVRDKDILSGAPC is encoded by the coding sequence ATGCCGCAGCGTAGAAGTGACACCACCCTAAAAGGCCGCCGTAATGCCGGGGCTCGCGCCTTGTGGCGCGCAACCGGCTTAGGCGATGGCGACTTGAAAAAGCCCATTATCGCCATTGCCAACTCTTACACCCAGTTTGTGCCGGGCCACGTGCACTTAAAAGATTTAGGCGAACTGGTGGCGGGCGCGGTGCGTGAAGCCGGCGGTACGCCGCGGGAATTTAATACCATTGCCGTGGACGACGGCATTGCCATGGGCCATGACGGCATGCTCTATTCGCTGCCTTCTCGTGAGCTGATTGCTGACGCCGTTGAAACCATGGCCAATGCCCATTGCGCCGATGCCCTGGTGTGTATTTCCAATTGCGACAAAATTACCCCCGGCATGTTGAACGCGGCGCTGCGTTTAAATATTCCCACTGTTTTTGTTTCCGGCGGCCCCATGGAAGCCGGTAAAACCAAGCTGTCTGACCAAATCATCAAGCTGGATTTGGTTGATGCCATGGTTAAAGCGGCTGACCCCAATGTCTCTGACGCCGATGTTGAGCAGGTAGAAAAGTCAGCTTGCCCTACTTGTGGCGCCTGCTCTGGCATGTTCACCGCCAACTCCATGAACTGTTTAACCGAAGCGTTGGGTTTGGCCTTACCGGGCAATGGCTCGATGCTGGCTACTCACCAAAAACGCCAAGGGCTGTTTTTGGAAGCCGGTAAACGCATCATGGAGCTGGTTGAAGCCTGGTACGACAAGGGTGATGAACGCGCCTTGCCGCGCAATATTGCCAACCGGCAAAGCTTTATGAACGCCATGTCGATGGATATCGCCATGGGCGGCTCTACCAATACCATCTTGCATTTGTTGGCTGCTGCCCAAGAAGGGGAAGTGGATTTTGGCCTGACCGATATCGACGCGCTTTCTCGCAAGGTACCGCAGCTTTGTAAAGTGGCGCCGGCGACGGCCAAATACCACATGGAAGATGTGCACCGCGCCGGTGGGGTTATGGGCATCTTGGGTGAGCTTGCCAAAGGCAACTTGCTTGATACCAGTACCCCTAATGTGCGCGGCGAAACCTTAGGTCAGACCCTGGCCGCTTTTGAAACCGCTAAACAGTCCGAGTTTTATCTTGCCGGGCCCGGAGGCATCCCCTCCAGTACTGCTTTCTCCCAGAACAGCTACTGGCCTTCTCTGGATCTGGACCGTGACCAAGGCTGTATCAGAAGCGTCCAGGGCGCCTACCGTCAAGACGGAGGCCTGGCGGTGTTAACCGGCAACCTGGCGCCCGCTGGCGCCGTGGTAAAAACCGCCGGTGTTTCCGATGAGCAGCTGCATTTTGAAGGCCCGGCCCGGGTGTTTGACAGCCAAGACAGCGCCGTAGACGCAATTTTGGCGGGCCAGATCAAAGCCGGTGACGTGGTGGTTATTCGTTTTGAAGGTCCGCGCGGCGGCCCGGGTATGCAGGAAATGCTGTATCCCACCAGCTATTTGAAATCCATGGGCCTGGACAAAGCCTGCGCGCTTATTACCGACGGCCGCTTTTCAGGTGGCACTTCGGGGCTGTCTATCGGCCACATGGCGCCGGAAGCGGCGGCCAAAGGCCCGCTGGCGCTGGTCGAAGAAGGCGATACCATCGTTATTGATATCCCCAGCCGTGAATTGTCGGTGCAATTAACCGACGCCGAACTGGCCGAGCGCGCTAAAACGGCAACCTACCGGCCAGGGCCTCGCCAGCGGCAGATCAGCTCTTGGCTTCGCACTTATTCCCTGCTTGCCACCTCGGCCGACAAGGGCGGGGTGCGGGATAAAGACATCCTGTCGGGGGCGCCATGCTAG
- the ilvA gene encoding threonine ammonia-lyase, biosynthetic, translating into MLDGYGYLREALCSPVYEVAKATPVNRLARLSERLGQEVWLKREDLQPVHSFKLRGAYHKIASLPRDCPGVVAASAGNHAQGVALSARALGFKAIIVMPTQAPSIKVDAVKALGAEVVLFGDNFDAAKDHAMTLSSQQGFAFVAPFDDEKVIAGQGTLALELIKDLPKLDVVFLPVGGGGLAAGVAAIIKQLKPQIRVVAVEPDDAACFKAAFEAGAPVTLPEVGSFADGVAVKRIGSETFRVMNQFVDEAITVSNDAICAAIKDIFEDVRAVAEPAGALSLAGLKAWCEQHPEFKGQVGAVLSGANLNFHLLRQVSERCDLGEGTEAVLAVTIPERPGSFLALCQTLKGRAVTEFSYRYRDTAKAQILVSVRTGSINERTALVADVEAHGFDVLDLSDNELAKLHVRYMVGGKPPVHRSENLYSFAFPEHPKALLSFLENLGSQFDISLFHYRHHGADVGRVLAAFADADQNSLTRHLDSIGYPYRAEDDNPAYSRFLC; encoded by the coding sequence ATGCTAGACGGCTACGGTTATCTGCGTGAAGCCCTGTGCTCGCCGGTTTACGAGGTGGCCAAAGCCACACCGGTAAATCGGTTGGCAAGGCTGTCTGAACGCTTGGGCCAAGAGGTTTGGCTTAAGCGCGAAGACTTGCAACCTGTGCACAGTTTCAAGCTGCGTGGTGCTTACCACAAAATTGCCAGCTTGCCCCGGGATTGCCCCGGGGTTGTTGCGGCTTCCGCCGGTAACCATGCCCAGGGAGTCGCCTTGTCTGCGCGCGCGCTGGGGTTTAAAGCCATTATTGTGATGCCTACCCAGGCGCCGTCCATCAAGGTGGATGCCGTAAAGGCCTTGGGGGCAGAGGTGGTGCTGTTTGGTGACAACTTCGACGCCGCCAAAGATCACGCCATGACCTTAAGTAGCCAACAAGGCTTTGCGTTTGTAGCGCCCTTTGATGACGAAAAGGTTATTGCTGGCCAAGGCACCTTGGCGCTGGAACTCATTAAAGACTTGCCCAAGCTCGATGTAGTGTTTCTGCCGGTTGGCGGCGGCGGCTTGGCCGCCGGTGTTGCCGCCATTATCAAGCAGTTAAAGCCGCAAATTCGGGTGGTGGCGGTTGAGCCTGACGATGCCGCCTGTTTTAAAGCGGCCTTTGAAGCCGGGGCGCCGGTAACCTTGCCCGAGGTTGGCAGCTTTGCTGACGGCGTGGCCGTTAAACGCATTGGCAGCGAAACCTTCCGGGTGATGAACCAGTTTGTAGACGAGGCTATCACGGTCAGTAACGACGCCATTTGCGCCGCCATTAAAGATATTTTCGAAGATGTGCGGGCGGTGGCAGAACCGGCCGGGGCCTTGTCGCTGGCCGGGCTGAAGGCCTGGTGTGAGCAGCACCCTGAATTTAAAGGCCAGGTGGGCGCTGTGTTATCGGGGGCCAACCTTAACTTCCATTTGCTGCGCCAAGTTTCCGAGCGCTGCGATTTAGGTGAAGGCACCGAAGCCGTCTTGGCCGTTACCATTCCGGAAAGGCCCGGTAGCTTTTTAGCGCTATGCCAAACCTTAAAGGGCAGGGCGGTAACCGAATTTAGTTACCGCTACCGCGATACCGCTAAGGCGCAAATTCTGGTGAGTGTACGCACCGGCTCTATCAATGAGCGCACCGCCCTGGTGGCGGATGTTGAAGCCCACGGCTTTGACGTGCTGGACCTGTCGGATAACGAACTTGCCAAGCTGCACGTGCGTTACATGGTGGGGGGCAAGCCACCGGTGCACCGCAGCGAAAATTTATACAGCTTTGCTTTTCCCGAACACCCCAAAGCGCTGCTGTCGTTCCTTGAGAACTTAGGTAGCCAGTTTGATATTTCACTTTTTCACTACCGCCATCACGGCGCCGACGTTGGCCGGGTACTGGCTGCTTTTGCCGACGCCGACCAAAACAGCCTGACCCGGCACCTCGATTCCATCGGGTACCCGTATCGGGCAGAAGATGATAATCCCGCTTATAGCCGATTTTTATGTTGA
- the ilvC gene encoding ketol-acid reductoisomerase: MTAFHQKPLRTQLQALRQCYPVPKSAFSDGVEVLKGKQIVVLGCGAQGLNQGLNLRDSGLNVAYALRQSSLASKNASYQRATENGFEVGSFEELVPKADLIMNLTPDKQHGPVVNGIMPLMKKGATLGYSHGFDVIEAQREIREDITVIMVAPKCPGTEVRAEYLRGFGVPTLIAVHQDPEGKGLAWAKAWCAGTGGHHAGVLQSSFEAEVKSDLMGEQTVLCGLPQAVCVAGFERLVELNVPAAQAASFYQFGIEKVSESMKAGGVRLAFSKLSPGERVHARRQADKIKAAFRPLFEKHMDDIIGGQFAEGMMADWAKDDIDLLTWRQNTAETGFEQAPPSSNFELDFDRATGLVALFAAGVELAFEVMVEAGISPASAYYESLHELPLIANTLARRRLHEMNVVISDTAEYGNYLFSNVATGIVKDIMSGWDLKELGEGGQFDEVDDATLSLVDEQNQNHPIEAIGASLRAYMRER, translated from the coding sequence ATGACCGCATTTCACCAAAAGCCCCTGCGTACCCAGCTGCAGGCCCTGCGCCAATGTTATCCCGTGCCGAAAAGTGCCTTTAGCGATGGGGTAGAGGTGCTTAAGGGTAAGCAAATCGTGGTACTGGGCTGCGGTGCCCAAGGGTTAAACCAAGGTTTGAACCTGCGTGATTCTGGCTTGAATGTGGCTTATGCGCTGCGCCAGTCTTCCCTTGCTAGCAAAAACGCCTCTTACCAGCGCGCTACCGAAAATGGTTTTGAAGTGGGCTCCTTTGAAGAGCTGGTGCCCAAGGCCGACCTTATCATGAACCTGACCCCGGACAAGCAGCACGGCCCGGTCGTGAACGGCATTATGCCGCTGATGAAAAAAGGCGCCACCTTGGGTTATTCCCACGGTTTTGACGTTATCGAAGCCCAGCGTGAAATTCGTGAAGACATCACCGTTATCATGGTGGCACCCAAATGTCCTGGCACCGAAGTGCGCGCCGAATACTTGCGTGGTTTTGGTGTGCCGACACTGATTGCTGTTCACCAAGACCCAGAAGGTAAAGGCCTGGCCTGGGCTAAAGCCTGGTGCGCCGGTACCGGTGGCCACCACGCCGGGGTGCTGCAATCGAGCTTTGAAGCGGAAGTAAAATCGGACCTGATGGGTGAGCAAACCGTACTGTGCGGCCTGCCGCAAGCCGTGTGTGTGGCTGGCTTTGAGCGTTTGGTTGAACTGAATGTGCCTGCCGCGCAAGCCGCGTCTTTCTACCAGTTTGGTATCGAAAAGGTATCGGAAAGCATGAAAGCCGGTGGCGTACGTTTAGCCTTTTCCAAACTGAGCCCTGGCGAGCGAGTCCATGCCCGTCGTCAAGCCGACAAAATTAAAGCCGCGTTTCGTCCGCTGTTTGAAAAACACATGGACGACATAATCGGTGGCCAGTTTGCCGAAGGCATGATGGCCGACTGGGCCAAAGACGACATCGACTTGCTGACCTGGCGTCAAAACACTGCAGAAACCGGCTTTGAGCAAGCACCGCCCAGCAGCAATTTCGAGTTGGATTTTGACCGTGCCACCGGCCTGGTTGCCCTTTTTGCGGCAGGCGTAGAGCTGGCTTTTGAAGTGATGGTAGAAGCTGGCATCAGCCCTGCCTCTGCTTACTACGAGTCACTGCACGAGCTGCCACTGATCGCTAACACCCTGGCGCGCCGGCGTTTGCACGAAATGAACGTGGTGATCAGCGATACCGCCGAATACGGTAACTACCTGTTCTCTAACGTTGCCACCGGCATTGTTAAAGACATTATGAGCGGTTGGGATCTGAAGGAACTGGGTGAGGGCGGTCAGTTCGATGAGGTGGACGACGCTACATTGTCACTGGTAGACGAGCAGAATCAGAACCACCCCATCGAAGCTATCGGCGCATCCTTGCGCGCTTACATGCGGGAACGTTAA